The following proteins come from a genomic window of Gimesia chilikensis:
- a CDS encoding DUF1559 domain-containing protein: MISLQVKKSHSAGFVLMELWCVIAVIAVLIALLLPAVQSAREAARATTCKNNLMQLGIALQNYQMAHLMLPSGTVNSQGPILNQPQGYHVGWVIQILPLLEERVAFQRYDFAKGVYDPVNSEIANYRLTCFVCPSSYLGGYNYAGCQNDVEAPIDSDNQGVFFLNSSIREKDLKDGRAYTIFVGETADGGFLSWTSGTSSTLRNMGTKINQSLASRISSRVAFPYGDSREYQFQNDPMSDSYFDEYEEMVDDNPDGIRESEELTAEDRKSLLRVGGFSSFHAEGAHFSLGDASVRYISQKTDYEILKRLANRQDGNLVGEY, encoded by the coding sequence ATGATCTCTCTACAAGTTAAGAAATCACACTCTGCCGGCTTTGTATTGATGGAGCTGTGGTGTGTGATTGCTGTCATCGCGGTACTGATTGCGCTCCTGCTTCCTGCCGTTCAGTCAGCTCGCGAAGCGGCACGAGCGACAACCTGTAAAAATAATCTGATGCAACTCGGAATTGCATTGCAGAATTATCAGATGGCACATCTGATGCTTCCCTCAGGGACGGTTAATTCCCAGGGGCCCATTTTGAATCAGCCACAAGGCTATCATGTTGGCTGGGTGATTCAGATACTTCCTTTACTGGAAGAGCGGGTGGCGTTTCAGCGTTATGATTTTGCGAAAGGTGTTTATGACCCAGTCAATTCAGAAATTGCGAACTATAGACTGACCTGTTTTGTGTGTCCTTCCAGTTATCTGGGGGGATATAACTATGCTGGCTGTCAGAATGACGTTGAGGCACCGATCGACTCAGATAATCAGGGAGTCTTTTTTTTGAACAGCAGCATTCGAGAAAAGGACCTGAAAGATGGGCGTGCCTACACCATTTTTGTGGGAGAAACAGCCGATGGTGGTTTTTTAAGCTGGACTTCGGGGACATCCTCTACGTTGCGTAATATGGGCACCAAAATTAATCAGTCCCTGGCATCTCGTATCTCATCACGAGTTGCATTTCCCTATGGTGATTCACGTGAGTATCAGTTCCAAAATGATCCGATGTCCGATAGTTACTTCGATGAATATGAAGAGATGGTAGACGACAATCCGGATGGAATACGTGAATCGGAAGAACTGACCGCGGAGGATCGCAAATCTTTGCTTCGTGTGGGAGGCTTTTCAAGTTTCCATGCAGAGGGAGCGCACTTTAGTCTGGGAGATGCATCCGTACGTTATATCAGCCAGAAAACCGATTACGAAATTTTAAAACGTCTGGCCAATCGCCAGGATGGAAATCTGGTTGGGGAGTATTAG